From one Polyangia bacterium genomic stretch:
- a CDS encoding serine/threonine-protein kinase yields the protein MADSRYRITERVAAGGMAEVFRGVAESLQGFKKNIAIKRILPNLTKNKKFVAMFLDEARLSLALQHANIVQVFDIGHADDTYFIVMEYVDGVHLKSLMEWRRRIGRRIPIAHTLYIIMEMCKGLSYAHELLNPDTGKPLGIVHRDISPPNVLISKQGEVKVVDFGLAKATSQLENTDPGVVKGKMSYLSPEAARGEEVDHRADIFAVGILLYEMLTGKRLFYGETDYQTVELVRNAKIPPLKAQNPQVEPELEDIVRKSLARRPEDRYQSALDLQDALAHYSYSRGLKVISRDIAELVRQCLDDMNAQSGEAKKSGSIINTLLQDEIVKFTSVDFEDTGAQPLSEDDLSPSDASPFENATGDFIDPRAWSTERMTPVIGLHEVPELLEDRQTMKEQPTIASQAAQARQTRRPSQRLPVPPPPPMDDSPLPPSPSVTGPTPGPETLASVLEPSATNVPTIVRQQSGNRAARSFVIGVAIGVVLLGATVAALLAKRSSGQSAPMSPAAAPR from the coding sequence ATGGCGGACAGTCGATATCGCATCACCGAGCGTGTTGCAGCCGGTGGCATGGCCGAGGTTTTCCGCGGCGTCGCCGAGTCGCTGCAGGGGTTCAAGAAGAACATCGCCATCAAGCGAATTCTTCCGAACCTGACCAAGAACAAGAAGTTCGTCGCCATGTTCCTGGACGAGGCGCGGCTGTCGCTGGCCCTCCAGCACGCCAACATCGTCCAGGTATTCGACATCGGCCACGCCGACGACACCTACTTCATCGTCATGGAGTACGTCGATGGCGTGCACCTCAAGTCGTTGATGGAGTGGCGCCGGCGTATCGGCCGCCGCATTCCCATCGCCCACACGCTCTACATCATCATGGAGATGTGCAAGGGCCTCTCCTACGCGCACGAGCTTTTGAACCCCGACACGGGCAAACCGCTGGGGATCGTTCACCGCGACATCTCGCCGCCCAACGTCCTCATCTCGAAACAGGGTGAGGTCAAGGTGGTGGACTTCGGTTTGGCCAAGGCCACCAGCCAGCTCGAGAACACCGACCCCGGCGTGGTCAAAGGCAAGATGAGCTATCTGTCGCCCGAGGCGGCGCGCGGCGAGGAGGTCGATCACCGCGCCGACATCTTCGCCGTCGGGATCCTTCTTTACGAGATGCTCACCGGCAAGCGTCTCTTCTACGGCGAGACCGACTACCAGACCGTCGAGCTGGTGCGTAACGCCAAGATCCCGCCGCTCAAGGCGCAGAACCCCCAGGTCGAGCCCGAGCTGGAAGATATCGTCAGAAAGTCGCTGGCCCGGCGGCCCGAGGATCGCTATCAAAGCGCGCTCGATCTTCAAGACGCGCTGGCGCACTACAGTTACTCGCGCGGCCTGAAGGTCATCTCGCGCGACATCGCGGAGCTGGTGCGCCAGTGCCTGGACGACATGAACGCCCAGTCGGGCGAGGCGAAAAAATCCGGCAGCATCATCAACACGCTGCTGCAGGACGAGATCGTCAAGTTCACCTCGGTCGACTTCGAAGACACCGGCGCCCAGCCGCTGTCGGAGGACGATCTGTCGCCGTCCGATGCCTCGCCCTTTGAAAATGCCACCGGCGATTTCATCGACCCGCGCGCTTGGTCGACCGAGCGCATGACGCCGGTGATCGGCCTGCACGAGGTGCCCGAGCTGCTGGAAGACCGGCAAACGATGAAGGAGCAGCCAACGATCGCCTCGCAAGCGGCGCAAGCGCGACAGACCCGACGACCGTCGCAGAGATTGCCGGTGCCGCCGCCCCCGCCGATGGACGATTCGCCGCTGCCGCCCAGCCCGTCCGTCACCGGCCCCACGCCGGGCCCGGAAACTTTGGCCAGCGTGCTGGAACCGTCGGCGACCAACGTGCCGACCATCGTGCGGCAGCAGTCCGGCAATCGCGCGGCGCGTAGCTTTGTCATCGGCGTGGCCATCGGTGTGGTGCTGCTGGGGGCCACGGTCGCGGCGTTGCTGGCCAAGCGATCGTCGGGGCAGTCGGCGCCGATGTCACCGGCGGCGGCTCCGCGCTAG
- a CDS encoding methylated-DNA--[protein]-cysteine S-methyltransferase has translation MNKDGFALFDTAIGRCAIAWGARGIVGVNLPEGRESATRARMQQRFPDTKEALPPVAVKVAIDRIAALLGGERSDLSAIVLDMDAVPPFHRRVYQAARALPPGTTVSYGAIAAQAGSPGGSRAVGQALGRNPFAVVVPCHRVLAAGGKVGGFSAAGGITTKLRMLAIESAHAARGKSTGVAGGPIVLAEPPPPFAFDTVAAVTHLRAADPSLGRLIDRVGPFAMQRDHTASIFAALAQAIVYQQLSGKAAATIYARVRALFPRVHEGPTPQQILRASDEKLRGAGLSRSKLLSLRDLAHRTKDGALPTLDDVHQMDDEAIIESLTGVRGIGRWTAEMLLMFRLGRPDVLPADDYGVRKGYAVAFKKRALPTREQLQKHGARWKPYRSVASWYLWRALDVGKG, from the coding sequence GTGAACAAGGATGGCTTCGCGTTGTTCGATACGGCGATCGGTCGTTGCGCCATCGCCTGGGGGGCGCGCGGCATCGTCGGTGTGAACCTGCCCGAGGGGCGCGAGTCGGCGACGCGGGCCCGGATGCAGCAGCGATTTCCCGACACGAAAGAGGCGCTGCCGCCTGTCGCGGTGAAGGTAGCGATCGATCGCATCGCCGCCTTGTTGGGCGGCGAGCGGAGCGATCTGTCGGCCATCGTCCTTGACATGGATGCCGTGCCGCCGTTTCACCGACGGGTCTACCAGGCGGCGCGCGCGTTGCCGCCGGGGACCACCGTCTCGTACGGCGCGATCGCCGCCCAGGCCGGTTCGCCGGGTGGGTCGCGGGCGGTGGGGCAGGCCCTGGGTCGCAACCCGTTCGCCGTCGTCGTGCCTTGCCACCGCGTGCTGGCGGCCGGCGGAAAAGTGGGCGGATTTTCCGCCGCCGGCGGCATCACCACCAAGCTGCGCATGCTGGCCATCGAATCGGCGCACGCCGCCCGCGGCAAAAGCACCGGCGTCGCCGGCGGGCCGATTGTCTTGGCCGAACCGCCGCCTCCGTTCGCCTTCGACACCGTCGCCGCAGTGACTCACCTGCGCGCCGCCGATCCGAGCTTGGGGCGCCTCATCGACCGGGTCGGGCCGTTCGCCATGCAGCGCGATCACACCGCCAGCATCTTCGCTGCCCTGGCGCAAGCGATCGTCTACCAGCAACTGTCCGGCAAGGCGGCGGCGACCATCTACGCGCGGGTGCGGGCGTTGTTTCCGCGCGTGCACGAAGGTCCGACGCCGCAGCAGATCCTGCGCGCCTCAGACGAGAAATTGCGCGGCGCCGGCCTGTCGCGTTCCAAGCTGCTGTCGCTGCGCGATCTGGCCCATCGCACGAAAGACGGCGCGCTGCCCACGCTGGACGACGTGCACCAGATGGACGACGAGGCGATCATCGAAAGCCTGACCGGCGTGCGCGGGATCGGCCGCTGGACCGCCGAGATGCTGCTGATGTTTCGCCTGGGCCGCCCGGACGTGTTGCCCGCTGACGACTATGGCGTGCGCAAGGGTTATGCCGTCGCTTTCAAGAAGCGCGCGCTGCCGACGCGCGAGCAGCTGCAAAAACACGGCGCGCGCTGGAAGCCGTACCGTTCGGTGGCCAGCTGGTATCTGTGGCGCGCGCTGGACGTGGGGAAGGGCTGA
- a CDS encoding DUF3108 domain-containing protein: protein MSAIWFLLALAHPPWLSAEWRWSRQHPPLVAPETVRLALHTTLFRRLSFLPALPAPLALREEAVYRVSYGAIGSIGQLRLSIADERTEGGRRLIKVAGRGEGSILGLGRSEKSVDAEFDPATLGARRWTMIRTGGDDVTDTIDQPQAGVLRLARQKPGAPPSTKQVVFSAATPTMDPVGLLMRLRAAPPVVGQPVVLQILDGQALWRVTLTAVGRQTLPETDGRVATVRVDGRADPIYYDGRDADDRPRRTFAVWLSDDDARVPLRLTMPIGIADVVIQLVEATRTPRAP from the coding sequence ATGTCGGCGATCTGGTTTCTGCTGGCGTTGGCCCATCCGCCGTGGTTGTCCGCCGAATGGCGATGGTCGCGGCAGCACCCGCCACTGGTGGCGCCGGAGACGGTTCGCCTGGCCCTGCACACCACCCTGTTTCGCCGCCTTTCGTTCTTGCCAGCGCTGCCGGCGCCGCTGGCCCTGCGCGAGGAGGCCGTGTACCGCGTCAGTTACGGTGCGATCGGATCAATCGGCCAACTGCGTCTGTCGATCGCCGATGAACGCACCGAGGGCGGGCGACGGTTGATCAAAGTCGCCGGCCGCGGCGAAGGCAGCATCCTTGGCCTTGGCCGCAGCGAAAAGAGCGTCGACGCGGAGTTCGATCCGGCGACGCTGGGCGCCCGGCGCTGGACCATGATCCGCACCGGCGGCGACGACGTCACCGACACCATCGATCAGCCGCAGGCCGGCGTCTTGCGCCTGGCGCGCCAGAAACCAGGCGCGCCGCCGTCGACCAAGCAGGTGGTGTTCTCGGCGGCGACACCGACGATGGATCCGGTGGGTTTGTTGATGCGCCTGCGCGCGGCGCCGCCGGTGGTCGGCCAGCCGGTGGTCCTGCAGATCCTCGACGGACAGGCGCTGTGGCGCGTGACGCTGACCGCGGTCGGCCGGCAAACACTGCCCGAGACTGACGGCCGCGTCGCCACCGTGCGTGTCGACGGCCGCGCCGATCCCATCTATTACGACGGGCGCGACGCCGACGATCGCCCGCGCCGCACCTTCGCCGTGTGGCTGTCCGACGACGACGCGCGCGTTCCGCTGCGCCTGACCATGCCCATCGGGATCGCCGATGTCGTCATTCAGCTGGTCGAGGCCACGCGCACGCCCCGCGCGCCCTGA
- a CDS encoding TraR/DksA C4-type zinc finger protein, whose protein sequence is MLTEKEKAQIRTVLEDEQKRLARTSQNALTYSMNHERNIGRDSIDESMEEEIFSTEMRLHDREKFLLNKINKQLLRLGKNEIDICEDCGESISFRRLLARPVTTLCIDCKEQSEREEQAAEQAGRGGGMAELGDVGPGGDGDAKMPTGLED, encoded by the coding sequence ATGCTGACTGAGAAGGAAAAGGCCCAGATCAGGACGGTTTTGGAGGACGAGCAGAAGCGCCTGGCCCGCACCAGCCAGAACGCGCTGACCTACTCGATGAACCACGAGCGCAACATCGGTCGCGATTCCATCGACGAGTCGATGGAAGAGGAAATTTTCTCGACCGAGATGCGTCTGCACGACCGCGAGAAGTTCCTGCTGAACAAGATCAACAAGCAGCTGCTGCGTCTGGGGAAAAACGAGATCGACATCTGCGAGGACTGCGGCGAGTCCATCTCGTTCCGGCGCCTCCTGGCCCGGCCGGTGACGACCTTGTGCATTGACTGCAAGGAGCAGAGCGAGCGCGAGGAGCAGGCCGCCGAACAGGCTGGCCGCGGCGGCGGCATGGCGGAACTGGGCGACGTTGGCCCAGGCGGCGACGGCGACGCCAAGATGCCGACCGGCCTCGAAGACTGA
- the clpX gene encoding ATP-dependent Clp protease ATP-binding subunit ClpX — protein MDDFHCSFCGKRRREVRKLISGPRVFICDECVALCNDIIAKEEAAERPKYPRPREIYEELNRYVIGQDRAKKALAVSVYNHYKRIGQHGKAGEVEIQKGNILLLGPTGCGKTLLVQTLAKKLDVPFAMADATTLTEAGYVGEDVDSVIKALYRNAGNDPEKASRGIVCIDEIDKIARKGGGPSVTRDVSGEGVQQALLKILEGKQASITPDGARNRPQQELIQVDTTDILFVCTGAFNGIEELVRRRVGERGLGFGAHIGKGEESKNALRAMARTEDLVKFGMIPEFMGRLPIIVSADDLDVEMLVDILWKPKNALAKQYERLFEMEGVKLRFTEDALQGVAQEAARRKSGARGLRAILEEVMLDVMYEIPSLTGVTECVVTRDVVVSRGRPQLVREKKAS, from the coding sequence ATGGACGATTTCCACTGCTCCTTCTGTGGGAAGCGGCGCCGCGAGGTGCGAAAGCTGATCTCGGGTCCGCGGGTGTTCATTTGCGACGAGTGCGTCGCCCTTTGCAACGACATCATCGCGAAGGAAGAAGCGGCCGAACGCCCGAAATATCCTCGTCCGCGCGAGATCTACGAAGAGCTGAATCGCTACGTCATCGGCCAGGACCGCGCCAAGAAGGCGCTGGCGGTGTCCGTCTACAACCACTACAAGCGCATCGGCCAGCATGGCAAGGCCGGCGAGGTGGAGATCCAGAAGGGCAACATCCTGTTGCTTGGCCCTACTGGTTGCGGCAAGACGCTGCTGGTGCAGACGCTGGCGAAGAAGCTGGACGTGCCGTTCGCCATGGCCGACGCCACCACGCTGACCGAGGCCGGCTACGTGGGCGAAGACGTGGACAGCGTGATCAAGGCGTTGTACCGCAACGCCGGCAACGATCCCGAGAAAGCCAGCCGCGGCATCGTTTGCATCGATGAGATCGACAAGATCGCGCGCAAGGGCGGCGGTCCGTCGGTGACCCGCGACGTCTCGGGCGAGGGTGTGCAGCAGGCGCTGCTGAAGATCCTCGAAGGCAAGCAGGCGTCGATCACGCCCGACGGCGCGCGCAATCGGCCGCAACAGGAACTGATCCAGGTCGACACCACCGACATCCTTTTCGTCTGCACCGGCGCCTTCAACGGCATCGAAGAGCTGGTGCGCCGTCGCGTCGGCGAGCGGGGCCTGGGCTTCGGCGCGCACATCGGCAAGGGCGAAGAATCAAAGAACGCCCTGCGGGCCATGGCGCGCACCGAGGACCTGGTGAAGTTCGGGATGATCCCGGAGTTCATGGGCCGCCTGCCGATTATCGTCTCGGCCGACGACTTGGACGTCGAGATGCTGGTCGATATCTTGTGGAAGCCGAAGAACGCGCTGGCGAAACAGTACGAACGCCTGTTCGAAATGGAAGGCGTCAAGCTGCGATTCACCGAGGACGCGTTGCAAGGCGTGGCGCAGGAAGCGGCCCGACGAAAATCGGGTGCGCGTGGCTTGCGGGCGATTCTAGAAGAAGTCATGTTGGACGTGATGTACGAGATTCCGTCCCTGACCGGCGTCACCGAATGCGTGGTGACCCGCGACGTGGTGGTCTCGCGCGGTCGGCCGCAGCTGGTTCGGGAGAAGAAGGCTTCCTAA
- a CDS encoding oligosaccharide flippase family protein gives MTDAQSQTASPAAGQEAAVVAGRGALFIGFAKVYFMISGFLQQVLLTRLIGLREFGAFGVVNNVISIVNNTVVQATIQSISKFTAEDDHRAGAVQRAGLKIQLGVGAALGLAFFVGAPWLAAFEKAPSYANYFRIAAAIPFLYSLYAVFVGSANGLRRFRVQAGFDVSFSTAKTILLLGAALLWRVTGAFFGFVAAAVFILIVASRVMRLPAPTDAPAFPARRLGRYMLAVVTYGLLLNVALNYDQPLLHHFAGTVDAQAAGVVAAHYQALRTLALLPYQALLVITFVIFPLVSRSTFSQDREATRAYVTQTLRYALILAVGMGLALAARPGALLGILYKPEYGDGASALPMLVAGECCLAMLSVSCAILNAAGKTTATLILMALTVAVGGGAAAVMVPAAQPGQPMLLAAALATTLGNAVGFAAAIIYLRRQLGGSPPLRTLARVALAIGVVVLLGRLIPAHGKLLGLAATVALAGIYVALLVFTGEFGPEDRAKFARILRRR, from the coding sequence GTGACCGACGCGCAATCCCAGACCGCCAGCCCGGCGGCGGGCCAAGAAGCGGCGGTGGTGGCCGGGCGCGGGGCGCTGTTCATCGGGTTCGCCAAGGTCTACTTCATGATCAGTGGTTTTCTGCAGCAGGTGCTGCTGACCCGCCTGATCGGCCTCCGTGAGTTCGGCGCCTTCGGGGTGGTGAACAACGTCATCTCGATCGTGAACAATACGGTCGTGCAAGCCACCATCCAGTCGATCTCGAAGTTCACCGCCGAGGACGACCACCGCGCCGGTGCCGTCCAACGCGCGGGCCTCAAAATTCAACTGGGTGTCGGGGCGGCGCTGGGCCTGGCGTTCTTCGTCGGCGCGCCCTGGCTGGCGGCGTTCGAAAAAGCGCCCAGCTACGCCAACTATTTCCGCATCGCCGCCGCCATCCCGTTTCTGTATTCGCTGTACGCCGTCTTCGTCGGCTCGGCCAACGGCTTGCGGCGCTTTCGCGTACAGGCGGGGTTCGACGTCAGCTTCTCGACGGCAAAAACCATCTTGCTGCTGGGCGCGGCGCTGCTGTGGAGGGTGACCGGCGCCTTCTTCGGGTTCGTCGCGGCCGCGGTGTTCATCTTGATCGTCGCTTCGCGGGTGATGCGGCTGCCGGCACCGACGGACGCGCCGGCCTTCCCCGCGCGTCGCCTCGGGCGGTACATGCTGGCGGTGGTGACGTACGGCTTGCTGCTGAACGTGGCGCTGAACTACGACCAGCCGCTGCTGCACCATTTTGCCGGCACCGTCGACGCCCAGGCGGCGGGCGTGGTGGCGGCGCACTATCAGGCGCTGCGCACCCTGGCCTTGTTGCCCTATCAAGCGCTGCTGGTCATCACCTTCGTGATCTTTCCGCTGGTGTCGCGTTCGACCTTCTCCCAGGACCGCGAGGCGACGCGCGCCTACGTCACCCAGACCCTGCGTTATGCGCTGATCCTGGCGGTGGGGATGGGTCTTGCGCTGGCGGCGCGGCCGGGCGCGCTGCTGGGGATCCTGTACAAACCCGAATACGGCGACGGCGCGTCGGCATTGCCGATGCTGGTGGCGGGTGAGTGTTGCCTGGCCATGCTCAGCGTCTCGTGCGCGATCTTGAACGCCGCCGGAAAAACCACGGCGACGTTGATCTTGATGGCGCTGACGGTCGCGGTGGGTGGCGGCGCGGCGGCGGTGATGGTGCCGGCCGCGCAACCGGGACAGCCGATGCTGCTGGCCGCAGCGCTGGCCACCACCCTGGGCAACGCCGTCGGCTTCGCCGCGGCCATCATCTATCTGCGTCGGCAGCTGGGCGGCAGTCCGCCGCTGCGCACGCTGGCGCGGGTGGCCCTGGCCATCGGCGTGGTGGTGCTGCTGGGGCGACTCATTCCCGCGCACGGCAAGCTGCTGGGCCTGGCCGCGACGGTGGCGCTGGCCGGGATCTATGTCGCGCTGCTGGTGTTCACCGGCGAGTTCGGCCCCGAAGATCGGGCGAAATTCGCCAGAATTTTGCGTCGGCGCTGA
- the prmC gene encoding peptide chain release factor N(5)-glutamine methyltransferase, producing the protein MPARWTVLDVIRWTTSRFEERSLDTPRLDAELLAAHALNLERVQLYVQHDRPLLPAELTTLRGLVKRRQAGESVAYILGKKEFFGLAFTVDKRVLVPRPDTETLVDEALAFLRAATTEPAAESTHERPPLKVADVGTGSGAIAVAIAKHSTGAWVAATDVSADALAVARQNAEHHGVQVTFAQGDLDAALSPLAPLDLIVANLPYVPSAAIATLAPEVRAEPALALDGGPDGLTLVRRLINAAPSLLNPGGGLALEIGAGQAADTAALMEAAGFVEIRRRRDLGQIDRVVSGRRP; encoded by the coding sequence GTGCCCGCGCGCTGGACCGTTCTCGACGTGATCCGCTGGACCACCTCGCGCTTCGAAGAGCGCAGCCTGGACACGCCCCGCCTGGACGCCGAGCTTCTGGCCGCGCACGCGTTGAACCTCGAGCGCGTGCAGCTTTACGTGCAGCACGATCGGCCGCTGCTACCGGCCGAACTGACCACCCTGCGCGGACTGGTCAAGCGCCGACAGGCCGGCGAGTCGGTGGCGTACATCCTGGGCAAAAAAGAATTCTTCGGCCTGGCGTTCACAGTCGACAAACGCGTACTGGTCCCGCGCCCCGACACCGAGACGCTGGTCGACGAGGCGCTGGCCTTCCTGCGCGCCGCCACCACCGAACCCGCCGCTGAATCGACGCACGAACGCCCGCCATTGAAAGTCGCCGACGTCGGCACCGGCTCCGGTGCCATCGCCGTCGCCATCGCCAAGCACAGCACCGGCGCCTGGGTGGCGGCCACCGACGTGTCCGCCGACGCGCTGGCGGTGGCGCGCCAGAACGCCGAACACCACGGCGTGCAGGTGACCTTCGCGCAGGGCGATCTGGATGCGGCGCTTTCGCCGCTGGCGCCGCTGGATCTGATCGTCGCCAACCTGCCGTACGTTCCCAGCGCCGCCATCGCCACGCTGGCGCCGGAGGTGCGCGCCGAACCGGCGCTGGCCCTCGACGGCGGGCCCGATGGGCTGACCCTGGTGCGCCGGTTGATCAACGCCGCGCCGTCGCTGCTGAACCCGGGTGGCGGCCTGGCGCTCGAGATCGGCGCCGGTCAGGCCGCCGACACCGCGGCCCTGATGGAAGCGGCTGGCTTCGTCGAGATCCGACGGCGGCGCGATCTCGGCCAGATCGACCGCGTGGTCTCGGGGCGGCGGCCGTGA
- the pdxA gene encoding 4-hydroxythreonine-4-phosphate dehydrogenase PdxA — protein MHQIGISLGDPAGIGPEVVVRALADRPKLDAVVFGDRGILDRAAAAIGLAALASHQMVAVTNLGDGAVVAGQPSDASGQAQLAYLTAATNAALAGQIAALVTAPISKAWIARAGFEFPGHTEYLAARAGVADFAMMLAGPKLRVTVATTHVALRDVPRLLTPEQIATAVVLTAQALHDAFGLAVPRVAVAGLNPHAGEEGRFGDEEARLVTPALALARQHLAARHLPADVSGPHVPDVVFRQAATGRFDAVVALYHDQGLIPVKLLHFDDAVNVTLGLPFVRTSPDHGTAYDIAGRGIARADSFLAALDLAARLTGLPRR, from the coding sequence GTGCACCAGATCGGAATTTCGCTGGGCGATCCGGCGGGCATCGGACCGGAGGTGGTGGTTCGCGCCCTGGCCGACCGGCCCAAGCTGGACGCGGTGGTCTTTGGCGATCGGGGAATCTTGGACCGGGCGGCCGCCGCGATTGGCCTGGCGGCGCTGGCGTCTCATCAGATGGTTGCGGTGACCAACCTCGGCGATGGCGCGGTGGTGGCCGGCCAGCCCAGCGACGCTTCGGGCCAGGCGCAGCTTGCTTATCTCACCGCCGCCACCAACGCGGCGCTGGCCGGGCAGATCGCCGCGCTGGTGACGGCGCCGATCTCCAAGGCCTGGATCGCCCGCGCCGGTTTTGAGTTTCCCGGCCACACCGAGTATCTGGCCGCCCGGGCTGGCGTCGCCGACTTCGCCATGATGCTAGCGGGACCCAAGCTGCGCGTCACCGTCGCCACCACGCACGTCGCCTTGCGCGATGTTCCGCGTCTGCTGACGCCCGAGCAGATCGCCACCGCCGTGGTGCTCACCGCGCAGGCGCTGCACGACGCGTTCGGATTAGCGGTGCCGCGCGTGGCGGTGGCCGGTCTGAACCCGCACGCCGGCGAAGAAGGACGCTTCGGCGATGAAGAGGCGCGCCTGGTGACGCCGGCGCTGGCCCTGGCCCGACAACACCTGGCCGCTCGCCACCTGCCCGCCGACGTCAGCGGCCCGCACGTGCCGGACGTGGTCTTTCGCCAGGCGGCGACGGGCCGGTTCGATGCGGTGGTGGCGCTGTACCACGACCAGGGGCTGATCCCGGTCAAGCTGCTGCACTTTGACGACGCGGTGAACGTCACCTTGGGCCTGCCGTTCGTGCGCACGTCGCCGGACCACGGCACCGCCTACGACATCGCCGGGCGGGGGATCGCCCGCGCCGATAGTTTTCTCGCCGCGCTGGATCTGGCGGCGCGTTTGACCGGTTTGCCGCGTCGCTGA
- a CDS encoding response regulator transcription factor — MRALVVTSNPGTAVSEPDSPASALNELGCEVVAVGYDVDQLPEDIELTRPSVVVVDAGAHLEVGRAAIRRVREVGSLADVPVLLCVEVSRLAGLDPEAGADDFVLAPVVGPELYARIRQLDWRMSSFRAAGRIKIGDLVIDAVAVEASFRGRPLKLPRQEFQLLKFLAERPGRVFSREQLLSRVWGYRYAGGTRTVDIHVRRLRAKLGPGSVMIETVRHVGYKLRAPGTPAIT; from the coding sequence ATGAGAGCCCTGGTCGTGACGTCCAACCCTGGAACGGCGGTGTCCGAACCAGACTCACCCGCCTCGGCGCTGAACGAGCTCGGATGCGAAGTGGTGGCCGTCGGATACGACGTCGATCAATTGCCTGAAGACATCGAGCTCACGCGGCCGTCTGTGGTGGTGGTGGACGCCGGGGCGCACCTCGAAGTCGGCCGCGCCGCCATCCGCCGCGTGCGCGAGGTGGGTTCGCTGGCCGACGTGCCGGTGCTCCTGTGCGTGGAGGTCTCGCGTCTGGCCGGTCTGGATCCGGAGGCGGGCGCCGATGACTTCGTGCTGGCCCCGGTGGTCGGGCCCGAGCTCTACGCCCGCATTCGCCAGCTTGATTGGCGCATGTCGTCCTTTCGCGCCGCCGGCCGCATCAAGATCGGCGACCTGGTGATCGACGCCGTCGCTGTCGAGGCGTCGTTCCGTGGCCGCCCGCTGAAGCTGCCGCGCCAGGAATTCCAGCTGCTGAAATTTCTGGCCGAGCGTCCTGGGCGCGTCTTCAGCCGCGAGCAACTGCTGTCGCGGGTGTGGGGCTATCGCTATGCCGGCGGCACCCGCACCGTCGACATTCACGTCCGCCGCCTGCGCGCCAAGCTGGGCCCCGGCAGCGTGATGATCGAGACCGTGCGCCACGTCGGCTACAAGCTGCGGGCGCCTGGCACGCCCGCCATCACCTGA